A portion of the Lolium rigidum isolate FL_2022 chromosome 1, APGP_CSIRO_Lrig_0.1, whole genome shotgun sequence genome contains these proteins:
- the LOC124696462 gene encoding peroxisomal fatty acid beta-oxidation multifunctional protein-like, with protein sequence MADTLLLPSPPSLLSPINRPPRVSRRSQPMAASIRVTMEVGADGVALITIFNPLFELDPKIILGLKEKYAEAIDRDDVKAIVLTGSAGNFCGGFNINIFRKIHETGDTSFIPDASVELVSNMIEDGKKPSVAAVQGLAACGGLELTMGCHARIATPEAQLGLPDLSLGFIPGFGGTQRLPRLVGLPKAIEIMLQSKFIMAKEAKECGLIDELCSHDELIKVSRFWALEIANCRKPWIRSLVRTDRLGSLSEARALLSMERHKTNRVAANMPQHRACLDVIEEGILRGGHAGVVKEAKVFKELVLSKTSRALVHLFLAECSTTKVPGVTDIRLKPRKITKVAVIGGGLMGSGIATSLLVGNLSVVLKEVDPGSLQRGQKTIAGNLEGLVRRGSLTKDKMSKAISLLKCSLNYSDFSDVDMVIEADIEKDPLAKQLIFSDIEKICPSNCVFATNLSTIDLKLVGEKKKFQDRIIGAHFFSPAHIVTLLEIVRTEKTSPQAILDLITLGRTMKKFPVVVRNCTGFAVNRTFSPYAEGAQLLVSLGIDLFRIDRVISNFGMPMGPFQLQDVAGYGVVLSVKDLYAAASGTQNLNSGIVDLTNEDGRPLGAQNFNSGLVDLMNDHGRQGKRYGRGYYLYDKGGKPKPDLSVQRVIDEYRTQAKTMPGGKPVALSDQDILEMIFFPVVNEAYRVVQENVVIRASDLDTASVHGMGFPKYRGGLMFWADTVGASYIHSKLSKWAETYGDFFKPSSYLEEIAKSGLSLMPGDATIMGDATNMDDGDTRAASLPYHAIFDILSRVPLKSVCRFRCVSKEWCDLISSHFFAAAHRSHQGPLLIDAGSFEEEEPAGGRDMRLMDMEGNIVRVIKGAGGYGMMCNTSLDELICVSGPICGGIQVVDPATGEVLKTCPQVDVVDHDAYPFVAVRYYYLFGFGRATPSGEYKMVRLVGGGTCEVFTLGDDDRGWRIAQPPPSILVSDQGPPIAIDGVLYFMEGGVSDNLICFDLESEEWKPDVIIGPRMSDHEEAGWERLRRPLPIRITELNGSLCMVQPVLYDIFPRRFDPNGPFSNIWILDKSDKRTWSKEYKILIAPRACCYMPLWRRADGKLLLHCSFDGGQSLVLQIYDPGTGTCSDMVGQPGNLAGRIGLCSFRFRKSKIFRPFWSVSHFFL encoded by the exons ATGGCTGacaccctcctcctccctagtcccCCTTCCCTCCTCTCTCCGATCAATCGACCCCCTCGCGTCTCGCGGCGGAGTCAGCCCATGGCGGCGTCCATCCGCGTCACCATGGAGGTCGGCGCCGACGGCGTCGCGCTTATCACCATCTTCAACCCGCTATTTGAACTGGACCCCAAGA TCATCCTTGGACTCAAGGAGAAGTACGCGGAGGCCATTGATCGGGACGACGTCAAGGCCATCGTGCTCACGG GCTCCGCGGGGAACTTTTGTGGAGGCTTCAATATCAATATCTTCAGAAAAATTCATGAAACTG GAGACACGTCATTCATTCCTGATGCATCTGTTGAACTTGTGTCAAACATGATTGAAG ATGGCAAAAAGCCTTCCGTTGCGGCAGTTCAAGGCCTTGCCGCTTGTGGTGGTCTAGAGTTGACTATG GGTTGTCATGCTCGGATAGCTACCCCTGAAGCTCAACTTGGATTACCAGACCTAAGTCTTGGCTTCATTCCTGGATTTGGAG GTACTCAGCGTCTACCGAGGCTTGTTGGTCTACCCAAAGCAATAGAAATAATGCTG CAATCGAAGTTCATCATGGCGAAGGAAGCAAAAGAATGTGGCCTTATTGATGAGCTTTGCTCCCATGATGAGTTGATAAAAGTGTCACGCTTTTGGGCTCTGGAGATTGCAAATTGCCGTA aaccTTGGATAAGATCTCTTGTCAGGACAGATAGGCTTGGTTCACTGTCTGAAGCTCGTGCTCTATTAAGTATGGAAAGACATAAAACAAATAGAGTTGCAGCAAACATGCCACAGCACCGGGCCTGCCTAGATGTTATTGAAGAAGGCATACTACGTGGAGGCCATGCTGGTGTTGTGAAG GAAGCCAAGGTTTTCAAAGAGTTGGTATTGTCAAAAACTTCAAGGGCACTTGTCCATTTATTTTTGGCCGAATGTTCTACCACTAAG GTACCGGGTGTTACTGATATCCGACTCAAACCTAGGAAAATAACAAAAGTGGCTGTTATTGGTGGTGGTCTTATGGGCTCTGGAATTGCAACATCCCTTCTAGTTGGCAATTTATCTGTTGTCCTCAAGGAAGTAGATCCTGGATCTTTGCAAAGGGGGCAGAAAACAATAGCAG GAAATCTGGAGGGCCTTGTCAGAAGAGGCTCATTGACCAAAGATAAAATGAGCAAGGCGATATCTCTTCTTAAGTGTTCATTGAATTATTCGGATTTCAGTGATGTTGATATGGTTATTGAG GCTGATATTGAGAAGGATCCTTTGGCGAAACAATTAATTTTTTCTGACATTGAAAAAATCTGCCCATCAAATTGCGTATTTGCAACAAATCTGTCCACCATAGATTTGAAGCTTGTCGGCGAGAAGAAAAAATTTCAAGATAGAATTATAGGGGCTCATTTTTTCAG TCCTGCTCATATTGTGACATTGCTTGAAATTGTCCGCACCGAGAAGACATCGCCACAAGCTATCCTTGATCTTATAACACTTGGGAgaacaatgaagaaattccctgtCGTGGTTCGCAACTGCACAGGTTTTGCAGTAAATCGTACATTTTCCCCTTACGCAGAAGGTGCTCAGCTTCTTGTTAGTCTTGGCATTGATCTTTTCAGAATTGACAGAGTTATAAGCAACTTTGGCATGCCAATGGGACCGTTTCA ACTGCAAGATGTAGCTGGGTATGGAGTAGTCTTGTCAGTAAAGGATCTCTATGCGGCTGCCTCTGGGACACAAAATTTGAACTCCGGTATAGTGGATTTGACGAATGAGGATGGGCGGCCCCTTGGAGCACAGAATTTTAACTCTGGTCTAGTGGATTTGATGAATGATCATGGGCGGCAGG GAAAAAGATATGGAAGAGGCTATTATCTTTATGATAAGGGTGGGAAGCCAAAACCTGACCTTAGTGTTCAACGTGTGATTGACGAGTACAGAACACAAGCAAAGACAATGCCTGGTGGAAAG CCGGTTGCGTTATCAGATCAAGATATATTGGAGATGATCTTTTTCCCAGTCGTTAACGAGGCATACAGGGTGGTGCAAGAAAATGTGGTGATCAGGGCTTCTGATCTTGATACTGCGTCTGTCCATGGGATGGGCTTTCCCAAGTACAG GGGTGGCCTCATGTTCTGGGCTGATACGGTTGGAGCATCTTATATACATTCAAAGCTCAGCAAGTGGGCTGAAACATATGGCGATTTTTTCAAGCCATCATCATATTTGGAGGAGATAGCAAAAAGCGGCCTATCACTG ATGcccggtgatgcaacaatcatgGGCGATGCGACAAACATGGACGATGGCGACACGAGAGCTGCCTCATTACCATACCACGCCATCTTTGACATCCTCTCCAGGGTACCGTTGAAGTCTGTGTGCCGATTCCGGTGCGTGTCCAAAGAGTGGTGCGACCTCATCTCCAGCCACTTCTTTGCCGCTGCCCACAGGTCCCACCAGGGCCCGCTCCTCATTGACGCTGGCTCCTTTGAGGAAGAAGAGCCTGCGGGAGGACGTGACATGCGGCTCATGGACATGGAGGGCAATATCGTGAGGGTCATCAAGGGAGCCGGTGGCTATGGGATGATGTGCAACACGAGCCTCGACGAACTCATATGTGTCAGTGGACCCATCTGTGGCGGCATCCAGGTGGTTGATCCGGCCACCGGGGAGGTACTCAAGACCTGTCCACAGGTGGACGTGGTAGATCATGATGCATATCCTTTCGTGGCCGTACGGTACTACTACCTCTTCGGTTTTGGCCGCGCCACCCCGTCTGGTGAATACAAGATGGTGCGACTGGTCGGCGGTGGCACATGTGAGGTTTTTACACTAGGAGATGATGACAGAGGCTGGAGAATAGCACAGCCACCACCAAGCATCCTAGTATCAGATCAAGGCCCTCCTATCGCTATTGATGGTGTCCTGTACTTTATGGAGGGAGGTGTCAGCGACAATTTGATCTGCTTTGACTTGGAGAGTGAGGAGTGGAAGCCTGACGTGATAATAGGACCACGGATGTCTGATCACGAAGAGGCTGGTTGGGAGCGTTTAAGGAGGCCTCTTCCAATCCGAATTACAGAGCTGAATGGTTCCTTGTGCATGGTTCAGCCAGTCCTCTATGATATATTTCCGCGCAGGTTTGACCCCAACGGCCCATTCAGCAACATATGGATACTGGACAAGTCTGATAAGAGAACTTGGAGCAAAGAATACAAGATACTGATTGCCCCAAGAGCATGCTGTTATATGCCGTTGTGGAGACGCGCTGATGGGAAGCTGCTCTTGCACTGCTCCTTTGATGGAGGACAGTCGTTGGTACTTCAGATATACGATCCTGGCACAGGCACGTGCTCAGATATGGTGGGACAACCTGGCAACCTGGCCGGTAGAATTGGGCTTTGCAGCTTTCGCTTCCGTAAAAGCAAGATCTTTAGGCCTTTTTGGAGCGTTTCTCACTTTTTTCTTTAG